The Terriglobus roseus sequence CCCCGCTGCCTCCTGCAACGCAGCAAGTCGCTTTAGCAGTTCCGGCTGCTGACCCCCCTGGTGCTCATACTGCAGCAGTACCGCGGCCTCGGCCTTCGCATCGCCCTTGTCGTGCTGCGCGTCGGCAAGCAGTTCATAGGCGTTCGCGTCACCGATGTATTCGGGATAGAGCGCGATCACCGCAGGTGCCTGCTGCACAATGACGTCCATCTGCTTCGCTTGCGCAGCGGTTGCAAGAGCCTTCAGTTTCGCGCGCCACTCATCAAAGTGCGCAGCCTCTGCGCCATACTTCCCATCGACGCTCGCAAGAAATTGCTTGTCAAACTCTTCGTGCGACATCGCAAGATTCGTCTGGATCACCTCAGCCGTCGTCTTACCTGCGGCGTAGGAGTGCACCATCTCCAGCAGCTTGCCTTCGCCCCACTTCGCCGCGATGTAGTCACAGATGCTGCCGCCCTGGAAGTATGAGACAAGCACCTGTTGCGGATATTCCTGGAACACAAAACCGCGATCGAGCTTCAGGATCGGCAGCAGCTTCTTAGCGCGAATGGCAAGCAACACATCGGGCGTCACGCGGTCGCTCCACTCCGGCGAGCGCTGCCCTTCTTCATGCACGGCAAGGCCTTCGGTAAACCACCGCGGCACCCGTTGATTGGTTGCCGTGATGATGAAGACGTGGCTCATCTCGTGCCACAGCGTGGCGCCCCAGTTGAAGTCGCCGGGCTTGCGTCCGCTGGGACTGTCCATGGCAACCACCTCACCGAACGTCACGCCCAGCGCACCCAGGCCCGGCATGCCCATGGTGCGAACGGCGAAGTCTTCATGGTTGGGATAGACCTCCACCTGCACCGGCGCAGGCAGAGTCATCTTGTACTTCTTCGAGTAAGTCTCGAGGATGGTGTGAAGCTCCGCCTGAATATATGGCTCAAGAAGATCGTTCTCCTTCTTGTCCAGCCGAACAATCGTAGTTGCGTCGCGCGTTGTGGTGAAGTTCTTGTAGGTGTCCAGCAGTCGCAGGCTGTTAACCGTAGCTGGATTGCGGTAGCCGTTTTCGTAGGCCAGTTCCAGCTGCTTCAGCGGCTCGTCTTCCTGGCCAAGGCGCATCAACTCCACACCCAGCAGCGAATGCGCGGCCCACAGGCTGGGCTGCACCTCGGTTGCCTTGCGGTAATAGACCGCCGCGTCTGAGAAGCGATAGTGCAACTCAAGATGTTGGCCAACGCGTGTGTACGCTTCGCCATCGTGTGGATTGATCGCAGTGATCTTCGAGAACCATGCGTCCGCTGGTTTGTCGGCAATGAGTTCGAGCGACGCGCGAACTGCCATTGCATCCACCGCCTCGTTGTCGATCGCCAATGCCTTGTCGGCTTCCGTTGCAGCAAGCTCGCGATTGTCATTGTCGAGCGCGATGGTCGCAGCAAGTTCATGCGCGGCTGCAAGCTTTGGATCGATCGCGAGCGCCTTCGCGATGGACTCGTTCGCATCGCCGCTGTAGTCCTGCGCCTGCACCGTGGCGAGACCAAGATATGCCGCAGCATTGTTCGGATCTTTCGCGAGCGCTTCGCGGAACAGGTCGGATGCCTCGGCGTTGTTGAAACGCTCGTGCAGCAACATGCCCCAGCGGACCTTGTACTGGGCGGGACTTGCGGCAGGCGCGGTCGCTTCCCGAAACGCCGCATTGGCGTTCTG is a genomic window containing:
- a CDS encoding peptidase MA family metallohydrolase → MMRVLAIATVLCACVSAHAVLPATCWQMQKHGQQKQADACFTQLTLSRDAYERAEGFWGVEDWQNANAAFREATAPAASPAQYKVRWGMLLHERFNNAEASDLFREALAKDPNNAAAYLGLATVQAQDYSGDANESIAKALAIDPKLAAAHELAATIALDNDNRELAATEADKALAIDNEAVDAMAVRASLELIADKPADAWFSKITAINPHDGEAYTRVGQHLELHYRFSDAAVYYRKATEVQPSLWAAHSLLGVELMRLGQEDEPLKQLELAYENGYRNPATVNSLRLLDTYKNFTTTRDATTIVRLDKKENDLLEPYIQAELHTILETYSKKYKMTLPAPVQVEVYPNHEDFAVRTMGMPGLGALGVTFGEVVAMDSPSGRKPGDFNWGATLWHEMSHVFIITATNQRVPRWFTEGLAVHEEGQRSPEWSDRVTPDVLLAIRAKKLLPILKLDRGFVFQEYPQQVLVSYFQGGSICDYIAAKWGEGKLLEMVHSYAAGKTTAEVIQTNLAMSHEEFDKQFLASVDGKYGAEAAHFDEWRAKLKALATAAQAKQMDVIVQQAPAVIALYPEYIGDANAYELLADAQHDKGDAKAEAAVLLQYEHQGGQQPELLKRLAALQEAAGDKAEAIATLTRVLYIYPVKDTELHQHLGTLLMAQKQFGGAIREYSAVVATNPLDKAGAEYNLAAAYMAAGQRDKAQETVLIALEAAPDYRPAQKLLLELQGH